A window of the Lolium perenne isolate Kyuss_39 chromosome 7, Kyuss_2.0, whole genome shotgun sequence genome harbors these coding sequences:
- the LOC127317977 gene encoding putative UPF0481 protein At3g02645, with the protein MAASSDPEGSGSGHRRGTPLVFDELRWVVQIRDSLTEDADDEDDNGIPVSVFNVPKQLQVHKPEAYVPQFIALGPYHHWRPELYEMERYKLAAARRAQRRLCPAGLKLDALVTQFARLERKVRAYYHRYLDFSGETLSWMMVVDGAFLLEFLQIYAAADGGQRGGGGKPALGRVSSRMVHLLDFAGRKSAHGLILRDMFMLENQIPLFLLRKILEPQCASAEEASELLTSMVTGLMKELCPFKMMDGDFPAVDVAKHAHLLELLYFLLVPKPPAEDTTWEAHDHDESYDIEEQPSAGGEEKASGGGSDYVAQLFAAMWGMASKLGSGPLDYVMKPIAFAVKAPWKMLTVVPGISGIKHPVESYFVSGTDGRYSMSSSTAGHLSRPPLIEEIMVPSVSELVNAGIEIAATTGDLSTICFDCKTATLHLPAVTVDSNTEVMLRNLVAYEASAASGPLVLTRYTELMNGIIDADEDVALLRQRGVLLNRMKSDGEVTKLWNGMSRSVRLTKVPAMDKAVEEVNRYYNGRWRVKTKRFMRKYVFSSWQLLTFLAAIMMLMLTTLQAFCSVYTCSRWFGAVTVTAATGR; encoded by the exons ATGGCGGCTAGCTCCGATCCCGAGGGCAGCGGCAGCGGGCACCGGCGCGGGACGCCGCTGGTTTTCGATGAGCTCCGGTGGGTAGTGCAGATCCGTGACTCCCTGACGGAGGACGCCGACGACGAAGACGACAACGGCATCCCGGTCTCCGTGTTCAACGTGCCGAAGCAGCTGCAGGTGCACAAGCCGGAGGCGTACGTGCCTCAGTTCATCGCCCTCGGCCCCTACCACCATTGGCGCCCGGAGCTGTACGAGATGGAGCGCTACAAGCTGGCCGCAGCCCGCCGCGCACAACGCCGCCTCTGCCCCGCCG GTCTTAAGCTCGACGCCCTCGTCACCCAGTTCGCCCGCCTCGAGCGCAAGGTCCGCGCATACTACCACCGCTACCTTGACTTCAGCGGCGAGACGCTCTCCTGGATGATGGTCGTCGATGGGGCCTTCCTCCTCGAGTTCTTGCAGATCTACGCCGCCGCAGACGGAGGGCAGCGAGGAGGTGGAGGCAAGCCGGCGCTGGGGAGGGTATCGTCGAGGATGGTGCATCTCCTGGACTTCGCCGGGAGGAAGTCGGCGCACGGCCTCATCCTCCGGGACATGTTCATGCTCGAGAACCAGATACCGCTCTTCCTCCTCCGCAAGATCCTCGAGCCTCAGTGCGCATCGGCAGAGGAAGCTAGCGAGCTGCTCACGAGCATGGTTACCGGGCTCATGAAGGAGCTCTGCCCGTTCAAAATGATGGATGGTGACTTCCCGGCGGTCGACGTCGCCAAGCACGCGCACCTGCTCGAGCTGCTCTACTTTCTGCTCGTGCCCAAGCCGCCGGCCGAGGACACCACGTGGGAGGCCCACGACCACGACGAGAGCTACGACATCGAGGAGCAGCCGTCGGCCGGCGGTGAGGAGAAGGCGTCCGGCGGCGGATCCGATTATGTGGCGCAGCTGTTCGCCGCTATGTGGGGCATGGCGTCCAAGCTTGGGAGTGGCCCGCTGGACTACGTGATGAAGCCGATCGCGTTCGCGGTGAAGGCGCCGTGGAAGATGCTCACTGTTGTTCCCGGCATTTCGGGGATAAAGCACCCCGTCGAGTCATACTTCGTATCCGGCACCGACGGCCGCTACTCGATGTCGTCGTCCACTGCGGGACATTTGAGCCGGCCGCCGCTGATCGAGGAGATCATGGTCCCGTCGGTGTCCGAGCTCGTCAACGCTGGCATAGAGATCGCAGCTACCACAGGCGACCTCTCAACCATCTGCTTCGACTGCAAGACGGCGACACTCCACCTCCCGGCGGTGACCGTCGACAGCAACACGGAGGTGATGCTCCGAAACCTTGTCGCCTACGAGGCGTCGGCGGCATCCGGCCCGCTGGTGCTCACCAGGTACACAGAGCTGATGAACGGCATAATCGACGCCGATGAGGACGTAGCGCTGCTGCGCCAGCGCGGGGTGCTGCTAAATCGGATGAAGAGCGACGGCGAGGTGACAAAGTTGTGGAACGGCATGAGCCGGTCGGTGCGGCTGACGAAGGTACCTGCCATGGACAAGGCGGTGGAGGAGGTAAACCGGTACTACAACGGCCGGTGGCGCGTGAAGACGAAGCGGTTCATGAGGAAGTACGTGTTCAGCTCATGGCAGCTGCTCACATTcctcgccgccatcatgatgctGATGCTCACCACGCTCCAGGCCTTCTGCTCCGTCTACACCTGCTCTCGGTGGTTCGGCGCCGTCACCGTCACGGCGGCGACGGGAAGATGA